One Leucobacter muris DNA segment encodes these proteins:
- a CDS encoding HtaA domain-containing protein, whose product MIRTSSEGPALEWGIKRSLVQYVIGMPDGSASVLPPARVAREGFRFPAADPARTTDPDAAGVSDRTLRFTGTVTLSGHSGMLRLVFEDPWLVPGARPGQAWELTIADPYEPGSRLAFAAIERLELDAAGGGAANGTRLTAAGADLFASGPYAAGTELDDPVVVARG is encoded by the coding sequence ATGATCCGCACCTCGTCCGAAGGCCCCGCGCTCGAGTGGGGTATCAAGCGCTCCCTCGTGCAGTACGTGATCGGCATGCCCGACGGCTCGGCGAGCGTGCTCCCTCCCGCCCGGGTGGCCCGCGAGGGGTTCCGCTTCCCGGCGGCGGACCCCGCTCGGACCACTGACCCCGATGCCGCCGGCGTCTCCGACCGAACGCTCCGCTTCACCGGAACGGTGACGCTCAGCGGGCACAGCGGCATGCTGAGGCTCGTGTTCGAGGACCCCTGGCTGGTGCCGGGTGCGCGCCCCGGCCAGGCGTGGGAGCTCACGATCGCAGACCCCTACGAACCGGGATCGCGCCTGGCTTTCGCCGCCATCGAGCGCCTCGAACTCGACGCGGCCGGCGGCGGCGCAGCGAACGGCACCCGCCTCACCGCGGCGGGCGCCGACCTCTTCGCCTCGGGTCCCTACGCCGCCGGCACCGAGCTCGACGACCCGGTGGTGGTCGCGCGTGGCTGA
- a CDS encoding LysR family transcriptional regulator: MAEPLDAPLPGFTLRQLAYFVAAADEGTITGAAELLRVSPSAMSDAITELESVMRERLCVRRRAHGLTLTPAGAQLVRHARLMLAEAEELRRSVGGGGQLSGPVVIGCYPTLAPTVLPPLLQDFAELHPHIDLSIREATQDRLAEDLASGRIDVAFVYDMLVPGDTERARLYELQAHALLAADHPLAGRASVRLDELVGDDLILLDAPPSSEHTLSVFAERGLRPRIRHRTASYEVVRTLVARGLGYGVLVTRVANPESYEGLPLVAKTIVPPVRPVAIDMIWAPDRPVPARTRALIEFARGVAWPS; this comes from the coding sequence GTGGCTGAACCGCTCGACGCGCCCCTGCCCGGGTTCACCCTGCGCCAGCTGGCCTACTTCGTCGCGGCCGCCGACGAGGGCACCATCACGGGCGCCGCCGAGCTGCTGCGCGTCTCGCCCTCGGCGATGTCCGACGCCATCACCGAGCTCGAATCGGTCATGCGCGAGCGGCTGTGCGTGCGCCGCCGGGCCCACGGGCTCACCCTCACGCCCGCGGGGGCTCAGCTCGTGCGCCACGCCCGGCTCATGCTCGCCGAGGCCGAGGAGCTGCGCCGCTCCGTCGGGGGCGGCGGGCAGCTGTCCGGCCCCGTGGTGATCGGCTGCTATCCGACGCTCGCGCCGACCGTCCTGCCGCCGCTGCTGCAGGACTTCGCCGAGCTGCACCCGCACATCGACCTCTCGATCCGCGAGGCGACGCAGGATCGGCTGGCCGAGGATCTCGCGTCGGGCCGCATCGACGTGGCGTTCGTCTACGACATGCTGGTGCCCGGCGACACCGAGCGCGCCAGGCTCTACGAGCTGCAGGCGCACGCGCTGCTCGCCGCCGACCACCCGCTCGCGGGGCGAGCGAGCGTGCGGCTCGACGAGCTCGTGGGCGACGACCTGATCCTGCTCGATGCGCCGCCCTCGAGCGAGCACACCCTCTCCGTGTTCGCCGAGCGCGGTCTGCGCCCGCGCATCAGGCATCGCACGGCGAGCTACGAGGTGGTGCGCACGCTCGTCGCCCGCGGCCTCGGGTACGGCGTCCTGGTGACGCGGGTCGCCAACCCCGAGAGCTACGAGGGCCTGCCCCTCGTCGCGAAGACGATCGTTCCGCCGGTGCGCCCGGTCGCGATCGACATGATCTGGGCTCCGGATCGGCCGGTCCCCGCGCGAACCCGGGCCCTGATCGAGTTCGCGCGGGGCGTCGCCTGGCCCTCGTGA